The Psychrobacter sp. LV10R520-6 genome includes a region encoding these proteins:
- a CDS encoding aminotransferase class III-fold pyridoxal phosphate-dependent enzyme — translation MSSWWASVHGYNHPTLNAAIVEQLGKMAHVMFGGLTHQPAIDLGKKLLDIVPAGLDAIFYSDSGSIAVEVALKMALQYQVAAKCPNKKQFASTHSGYYGDTWHAMSVCDPVAGMHSLYGNQLPMQHFVPAPPLGFERALMEDERDELTTFLIITATS, via the coding sequence ATGTCTTCATGGTGGGCTAGCGTTCATGGTTATAACCACCCCACACTAAATGCCGCTATTGTTGAGCAGTTGGGTAAAATGGCGCATGTGATGTTTGGTGGCTTGACCCATCAGCCAGCGATAGATTTAGGCAAAAAATTACTAGATATTGTCCCAGCTGGATTAGATGCTATCTTTTATTCCGATAGTGGCAGTATTGCGGTGGAAGTAGCGCTTAAGATGGCGCTGCAATATCAAGTTGCCGCCAAATGCCCAAACAAGAAGCAATTTGCTTCCACCCATTCAGGATATTATGGCGATACTTGGCATGCAATGAGTGTCTGTGATCCGGTAGCGGGTATGCATAGTCTATATGGTAATCAATTGCCCATGCAGCATTTTGTACCTGCGCCGCCATTAGGCTTTGAGCGTGCGTTGATGGAAGATGAGCGCGATGAGTTAACCACTTTTTTGATAATAACAGCGACAAGTTAG
- a CDS encoding aminotransferase class III-fold pyridoxal phosphate-dependent enzyme, which translates to MQGAGGMRFYSPEYLQLLRQLCDEHDVVLIADEIATVLVVAVNCLLAEHANISPDIMTVGKALTGGYMTFAATLCTRKIAETISQSDYPALMHGPTFMGNPLACAVACASID; encoded by the coding sequence ATCCAAGGCGCTGGCGGTATGCGCTTCTATAGTCCTGAGTATTTGCAACTGTTACGTCAGCTGTGTGATGAGCATGATGTAGTATTAATTGCTGATGAAATTGCGACTGTTTTGGTCGTAGCGGTAAATTGTTTGCTTGCCGAGCATGCCAATATCAGTCCCGATATTATGACTGTCGGTAAAGCGTTGACTGGTGGCTATATGACCTTTGCGGCGACTTTATGTACGCGCAAAATTGCCGAGACTATTAGCCAGAGTGATTATCCAGCGCTGATGCACGGCCCTACTTTTATGGGCAATCCTCTGGCCTGTGCGGTCGCGTGTGCCTCAATTGATTGA
- a CDS encoding aminotransferase class III-fold pyridoxal phosphate-dependent enzyme has protein sequence MQATMEQQLALATMLEGVKEVRCLGAVAVIELYDAVDMPTFQSLLIENGIWVRPFGKLVYIMPPYVITDSELCDFMPSVVKSSQHLFDSNSKPAIVNIK, from the coding sequence ATGCAAGCCACTATGGAGCAGCAGCTTGCACTAGCCACGATGCTAGAGGGCGTTAAAGAAGTACGCTGCCTGGGCGCAGTAGCCGTTATTGAGCTATATGACGCTGTTGATATGCCTACCTTTCAATCCTTACTTATTGAAAATGGAATTTGGGTCAGGCCATTTGGTAAATTGGTCTATATCATGCCGCCTTATGTTATTACCGATTCCGAGCTTTGTGACTTTATGCCAAGCGTTGTTAAAAGTAGTCAGCACTTATTTGACTCAAATTCAAAACCAGCGATAGTAAATATTAAATGA